A window from Ignavibacteriota bacterium encodes these proteins:
- a CDS encoding ATP-grasp domain-containing protein — translation MNIGITFDLRDQYLKLGFGEEETAEFDKESTISAIDDTLKELGYTTERIGNIWDLTKKLNKGKSWDLVFNIAEGLRGIGREAQVPAILDAYNIPYTFSDPLVLSLTLHKGMTKRVLRDLGIPTPNFFEVHKIGDVKKVKLKYPLFAKPNAEGTGKGISAKSKIKNKKELFEVCENLLTTFKQPVLVEEFLPGREFTTGVVGTGENAKVIGSMEVILLDSAEPDAYSYANKEDWQGKINYKLVNDKVVKKAEKFVLDAWKGLGCRDAGRVDVRVDRNGIPNIIELNPLAGIHPTHSDLPIICSMKKIEYRTLLNWIIESASERIKIKNISAK, via the coding sequence ATGAATATTGGAATTACTTTTGATCTTCGCGATCAATATTTGAAACTTGGTTTTGGTGAAGAAGAAACTGCTGAATTTGATAAAGAGAGTACAATTTCGGCAATTGATGATACTTTAAAAGAATTAGGTTACACAACAGAAAGAATTGGAAATATTTGGGATCTTACAAAAAAACTAAATAAAGGTAAATCTTGGGATTTAGTTTTCAATATTGCAGAAGGCTTAAGAGGAATTGGCAGGGAAGCACAAGTCCCTGCTATTCTTGATGCGTATAATATTCCATATACTTTTTCTGATCCGTTAGTTTTATCACTTACTCTTCATAAGGGAATGACAAAAAGAGTTTTGCGTGATTTAGGAATACCAACTCCAAATTTTTTTGAAGTTCACAAAATTGGAGATGTTAAAAAAGTAAAATTGAAATATCCGTTATTTGCAAAACCTAATGCAGAAGGTACAGGAAAAGGGATTTCTGCAAAATCAAAAATCAAAAACAAAAAAGAACTTTTTGAAGTTTGTGAAAACCTCTTAACTACATTTAAGCAACCAGTTTTAGTTGAAGAATTTTTACCGGGAAGAGAATTCACAACAGGCGTAGTTGGAACTGGAGAAAATGCAAAAGTTATTGGTTCAATGGAAGTTATACTTTTAGATTCTGCAGAACCTGATGCTTATTCTTATGCAAATAAAGAAGATTGGCAAGGAAAAATTAATTACAAATTGGTAAATGATAAAGTTGTAAAGAAAGCTGAGAAATTTGTGCTTGATGCTTGGAAAGGTTTAGGATGCAGAGATGCGGGTCGAGTTGATGTTAGAGTTGATAGAAATGGAATTCCAAATATAATTGAATTAAATCCGCTAGCGGGAATTCATCCGACACATTCTGATTTGCCAATTATCTGCTCAATGAAAAAAATTGAATATAGAACATTGTTGAATTGGATTATTGAAAGTGCATCAGAAAGAATTAAAATAAAAAATATTTCTGCAAAATAA
- a CDS encoding ATP-grasp domain-containing protein: MKVLIVYNLPSEKNAADDLDVLAQVNAVEKSLIELGHSTVKFGVDLNLEMFENFLHQYKPDFVFNLVESINGVEKYLHFIPVILEKLKIPFTGGNSESLYVTTNKVLTKKIFDLQNIPTPKWFTSKNFSNKLNFQIPCIIKPIFEDASVGLDDTSVIFENQKLNEELTNRIKNYGECFVEEFIDGREFNISIIETKKDPLVLPIAEIKFEDYPENKPKIVSYDAKWNEESFEYSHSIRYFENKETDKSLFEKLRNITIDCWEKFNLNGYARVDFRVDKNNNVYVLEINVNPCISPDSGFYAASEKFGWSYTKMVDVILNSEIK, from the coding sequence ATGAAAGTTTTAATTGTTTATAATCTTCCTTCAGAAAAAAATGCCGCAGATGATTTAGATGTTCTTGCTCAAGTAAATGCAGTTGAAAAATCCTTAATAGAATTAGGTCACTCAACAGTAAAATTTGGTGTTGATTTAAATCTTGAAATGTTTGAAAACTTTCTACATCAATATAAACCAGACTTCGTTTTTAATTTAGTTGAATCAATTAATGGTGTAGAAAAATATCTTCATTTTATTCCTGTAATTTTAGAAAAATTGAAAATCCCATTCACGGGCGGAAATTCAGAATCGCTTTATGTAACAACAAATAAAGTTCTAACAAAAAAAATATTCGATTTACAAAATATTCCAACTCCTAAATGGTTTACATCAAAGAATTTTTCAAATAAATTAAATTTTCAAATACCATGTATAATTAAACCAATTTTTGAAGATGCTTCGGTCGGACTTGATGACACTTCAGTAATTTTTGAAAATCAGAAATTAAATGAAGAATTAACCAATCGAATAAAAAACTATGGCGAATGTTTTGTTGAAGAATTTATTGATGGAAGAGAATTTAATATTTCCATTATTGAAACGAAAAAAGATCCATTGGTTTTACCAATAGCAGAAATTAAATTTGAAGATTATCCAGAGAATAAACCAAAGATTGTGAGTTATGATGCAAAGTGGAATGAAGAATCTTTCGAGTATTCTCACTCAATTAGATATTTTGAAAATAAGGAAACAGATAAAAGTCTTTTTGAAAAACTTAGAAATATAACAATTGATTGTTGGGAAAAATTTAATTTAAATGGTTATGCACGAGTTGATTTTAGAGTTGATAAAAATAATAATGTTTATGTTTTGGAAATAAATGTAAATCCATGCATTTCTCCAGATAGCGGATTTTATGCGGCTAGTGAAAAATTTGGCTGGAGTTATACTAAAATGGTTGATGTGATTTTAAATTCAGAAATAAAATGA
- a CDS encoding GNAT family N-acetyltransferase yields MNYVLRNTAKKKDIENIREIVSSTGFFSNDEVDIAVELVEERLSKGIESGYYFLFLEMDGKTVGYSCFGPIPATKFSFDLYWIAVHKDFQSLGLGKILLVESEKVISNLGGNRIYVETSGREQYISTRKFYLACNYKEEAVLQDFYAPGDAKYLYLKVVGSKQVAKEI; encoded by the coding sequence ATGAATTATGTATTAAGAAATACCGCAAAAAAAAAGGATATTGAAAACATTAGAGAAATTGTTTCATCTACCGGATTTTTTTCTAATGATGAAGTTGATATTGCAGTTGAACTTGTTGAAGAAAGATTAAGCAAAGGGATTGAAAGTGGTTATTACTTTTTATTTTTAGAAATGGATGGAAAAACAGTCGGTTATTCTTGCTTTGGACCAATACCAGCAACGAAATTTAGTTTTGATCTTTATTGGATTGCGGTTCATAAAGATTTTCAAAGTTTAGGATTAGGAAAAATTCTTTTAGTTGAAAGTGAAAAAGTCATTTCGAATTTAGGCGGAAATAGAATTTATGTGGAAACATCAGGACGTGAACAATATATTTCAACACGTAAATTTTACTTAGCTTGCAATTACAAAGAAGAAGCAGTTTTACAAGATTTTTATGCTCCTGGTGATGCAAAATATTTGTATTTAAAAGTAGTTGGAAGTAAGCAGGTAGCAAAGGAAATTTAA
- a CDS encoding branched-chain amino acid aminotransferase, which produces MSAINYLAIEQSSDVQIPDNLVFGKNFSTHYFEMDYETGKGWYNPTIKKFGNFQISPAALVFHYGQAIFEGLKAYKHSDGKIALFRPDENVKRMNRSAARLCMPELDMDLALTALKELVKLEHEWIPTKPGHSLYIRPLMFACDPYIGVKAGDQFKFMIMLSPVGPYYPEGFKPVPILTTDKYVRAIRKGIGDCKTAGNYAASLLAQREAKKEGYSQVLWLDGIHQKYIEEVGTMNIFIQFKDEVVTPNLSGSILPGITRMSVIDILKDWGYNMNERQISIDEVVEGYKNGNLVELFGTGTAAIISSIGKLKYNENLLQFSDENAGELGTKLYEEILGIQYGEREDKFGWLDYID; this is translated from the coding sequence ATGTCTGCAATCAATTATTTAGCAATTGAACAATCATCGGATGTGCAAATTCCGGACAATTTAGTTTTTGGCAAAAATTTTTCAACACATTATTTTGAAATGGATTATGAAACTGGAAAAGGTTGGTATAATCCAACAATTAAAAAATTTGGAAATTTTCAAATTTCTCCGGCGGCTTTAGTATTTCATTATGGACAAGCAATTTTTGAAGGATTAAAAGCTTATAAGCATTCAGATGGAAAAATTGCACTTTTTAGGCCAGATGAAAATGTGAAAAGGATGAACCGTTCCGCTGCAAGATTATGTATGCCAGAATTGGATATGGATTTGGCTTTAACTGCTTTAAAAGAACTAGTAAAATTAGAACATGAGTGGATTCCAACAAAACCCGGGCACTCTTTATATATTCGTCCACTTATGTTTGCGTGCGATCCATATATTGGGGTTAAAGCTGGTGATCAATTTAAATTTATGATTATGTTAAGTCCGGTTGGACCTTATTATCCCGAAGGATTTAAACCAGTACCTATTTTAACAACAGATAAATATGTTCGCGCAATTCGTAAAGGAATTGGCGATTGCAAAACTGCAGGAAATTATGCAGCAAGTTTATTAGCTCAGCGCGAAGCAAAGAAAGAAGGATATTCCCAAGTTTTGTGGCTTGATGGAATTCATCAAAAGTATATTGAAGAAGTTGGAACAATGAACATTTTTATTCAATTTAAAGATGAAGTTGTTACTCCAAATTTAAGCGGATCAATTTTACCTGGAATTACAAGAATGTCTGTAATTGATATTCTTAAAGATTGGGGTTATAACATGAATGAAAGACAAATTTCTATTGATGAAGTTGTTGAAGGTTACAAAAATGGAAATTTAGTTGAATTATTCGGAACCGGAACAGCTGCAATAATTTCATCAATAGGTAAACTAAAATACAATGAAAATTTATTACAATTCAGCGATGAAAATGCCGGAGAATTAGGAACAAAATTGTATGAAGAAATATTGGGAATTCAATACGGAGAAAGAGAAGATAAATTTGGCTGGTTGGATTATATAGATTAG